The Pedosphaera parvula Ellin514 genome includes a region encoding these proteins:
- a CDS encoding RHS repeat-associated core domain-containing protein translates to MELHPNSGTYYYGYRYYEPNLQRWLNRDPIKEAGGINLYGYVGNSPINKIDRFGLQYEPVVEELEPLLQELEPAIEKVEAEVEEGVETLWSKVEDFFSDNANQARVNQGLGQAAENATGLLKNTTRIPSLNGTACYRIPDLLPQG, encoded by the coding sequence TTGGAACTCCACCCCAACTCCGGCACCTACTACTACGGCTATCGCTACTATGAACCCAACCTCCAAAGGTGGTTAAACCGTGATCCAATAAAGGAAGCGGGAGGAATTAACCTCTACGGGTATGTGGGCAACAGTCCGATCAACAAGATTGATCGATTTGGGCTTCAATATGAGCCAGTGGTAGAGGAACTAGAACCGTTATTGCAAGAATTGGAACCAGCGATAGAAAAAGTAGAAGCTGAGGTTGAGGAGGGAGTGGAAACGCTATGGAGTAAGGTTGAAGATTTTTTCTCTGACAATGCAAATCAAGCCCGGGTGAACCAAGGATTGGGCCAAGCGGCTGAAAACGCAACCGGTCTTCTAAAGAATACGACACGTATTCCGTCATTGAATGGCACGGCGTGCTATCGTATTCCTGACCTGTTGCCTCAAGGATAA
- a CDS encoding endonuclease/exonuclease/phosphatase family protein, producing the protein MSFNLRYADLKKPHAWPDRRPAMQECIKSVSPDVMGTQEGLYGQIKDIASDLPDYDWIGLGRNGGSRSEFMAVFYRKSRLEPMEYDHFWLSDTPDVIGSSTWGNKNRRMVTWVRFKDRQTGKEFYFFNTHFDHEVQKAREKSAELVRQRIEGLKTELPVILGGDFNGGAGTNAAYKILMEGDFLKDTWVTAPQHRGNVVGTFHGYHKAVPNGPRIDWILTRGPVTAEAAEVITFSKSGEMPSDHFPIATWLEFR; encoded by the coding sequence ATGAGTTTCAACCTGCGGTATGCTGACCTGAAGAAACCGCATGCGTGGCCGGATCGCAGGCCGGCGATGCAGGAGTGCATCAAGAGCGTTTCGCCGGACGTCATGGGGACACAGGAGGGGTTGTATGGACAGATCAAGGATATAGCCAGCGATCTGCCGGATTATGATTGGATCGGGCTGGGGCGAAATGGTGGCAGCCGGAGTGAATTCATGGCGGTATTTTATCGCAAGTCGCGGTTGGAACCGATGGAATACGATCATTTCTGGCTCTCCGACACACCGGACGTGATCGGCTCATCGACGTGGGGCAACAAGAACCGGCGCATGGTCACGTGGGTGCGTTTCAAGGACCGCCAGACGGGCAAGGAATTTTATTTCTTCAACACCCATTTCGATCACGAAGTTCAGAAGGCGCGAGAGAAGAGTGCGGAATTGGTGCGTCAACGCATCGAGGGATTGAAGACTGAGTTGCCAGTGATCCTGGGCGGTGATTTTAATGGGGGTGCAGGGACGAATGCAGCGTATAAGATTTTGATGGAGGGAGATTTTCTGAAGGATACCTGGGTCACTGCGCCGCAACATCGGGGAAACGTGGTCGGAACTTTCCATGGGTATCACAAGGCGGTGCCGAATGGACCGCGCATTGATTGGATTTTGACGCGTGGGCCGGTGACGGCGGAAGCAGCGGAAGTTATTACATTTTCCAAGAGTGGCGAAATGCCGAGTGATCATTTTCCGATTGCGACATGGCTGGAATTTAGATGA
- a CDS encoding putative toxin, whose amino-acid sequence MSQLADLLNPALKLIGDTKNVQYLSMTPQLQDFIAYAQQMGYQFQLTVSANTTLSSSVINAVPNIIVQQLP is encoded by the coding sequence ATGAGTCAACTCGCTGACCTACTCAATCCCGCGTTAAAACTTATTGGGGACACCAAAAACGTGCAATATCTTTCGATGACTCCTCAACTTCAGGATTTTATTGCTTACGCGCAGCAAATGGGGTATCAGTTTCAATTAACTGTCTCTGCTAATACTACATTGTCATCATCGGTGATAAATGCCGTTCCAAATATCATAGTGCAACAATTACCATGA
- the aroB gene encoding 3-dehydroquinate synthase → MRSVNVPLGNRSYNILIDRNLLKSLGSECSKLGLGQRCAIISDSNVAPKFAKTALASLKKAGFDPVLITFPAGESSKSLKSVQSCYDQLAKHRLERKSFIVALGGGVVGDLAGFVAATYLRGIAFVQVPTTLLSQVDSSVGGKVGVNLKAGKNLVGAFYQPRLVLCDLDTLNTLPLREYRSGLAEVIKYGIIYDAPMFADLERNMPKLLKRDINALASVIARSCEIKADVVGQDETESGLRAILNFGHTIGHGLEAISGYGKYLHGEAISIGQVAAAELSAQVLGLPREDVDRIRKLFKRSGLPIKVKLNAGQMKRLFAAMMLDKKVSSGEIKFVLAEKIGRVAFGQKVSMDLIPPVLKTLS, encoded by the coding sequence ATGCGAAGTGTCAACGTGCCCTTGGGCAACCGCAGTTATAATATTCTCATTGATCGCAACTTGCTCAAGAGCCTAGGAAGTGAATGCTCCAAGCTCGGTCTTGGCCAGCGTTGCGCCATTATCTCCGACAGCAACGTCGCTCCCAAGTTTGCCAAAACCGCGCTGGCTTCACTCAAAAAGGCAGGCTTTGATCCAGTTCTGATTACTTTCCCTGCAGGAGAGTCGTCCAAGAGTCTTAAGTCAGTCCAATCCTGTTATGATCAACTTGCGAAGCATCGCCTGGAGCGCAAGTCCTTCATCGTTGCACTGGGTGGTGGCGTCGTGGGCGACCTCGCTGGTTTCGTCGCGGCCACATATTTGCGCGGGATTGCTTTTGTCCAGGTTCCAACGACTCTGCTGTCTCAAGTCGATAGTTCCGTTGGCGGCAAGGTTGGGGTGAACCTGAAAGCTGGAAAGAATCTTGTCGGCGCATTTTATCAGCCGCGCCTCGTCCTCTGCGATTTGGATACGCTAAATACCCTGCCGCTTCGCGAATACCGCTCCGGTCTGGCTGAAGTCATCAAGTATGGCATTATTTACGACGCACCGATGTTCGCTGATTTGGAACGGAACATGCCCAAACTCCTCAAGCGGGATATCAACGCACTCGCGAGCGTCATCGCACGCAGTTGTGAGATCAAGGCCGATGTCGTCGGGCAGGATGAAACCGAAAGCGGGCTTCGCGCCATCCTGAACTTCGGCCACACGATAGGTCACGGTTTGGAAGCCATTTCAGGTTACGGCAAATATCTTCACGGCGAAGCCATCTCCATCGGTCAGGTTGCCGCCGCCGAACTCTCCGCCCAAGTGCTCGGCCTGCCCCGTGAAGACGTCGATCGCATCCGCAAATTATTTAAGCGATCTGGTCTCCCGATAAAGGTGAAGCTTAATGCCGGTCAAATGAAACGTTTGTTCGCCGCCATGATGCTCGACAAGAAAGTAAGCAGCGGTGAAATCAAATTCGTCCTGGCTGAGAAGATTGGCCGTGTTGCATTCGGCCAAAAAGTTTCCATGGACCTGATTCCTCCGGTGCTTAAGACATTGTCCTAG
- a CDS encoding aldo/keto reductase, whose protein sequence is MDYVNFGKTGLKVSRLCLGCMTYGVPERGSHPWTLNEEQSRPFIQRALDVGINFFDTANSYSDGTSEEIVGRALRDFAKRDEIVLATKVFYPWRKKPNTGGLSRKAIMTAIDASLQRLGMDYVDLYQIHRWDYETPIEETLEALHDVVKSGKARYIGASSMYSWQFCKALHLADQNGWTRFVSMQNHYNLLYREEEREMIPLCQSEGIGVIPWSPLARGRLARPWEDEPSTARAGTDEFGKFLYSKTQEADRRVVERVGQVAKAKSVPPAQVALAWLLHKAAVTAPIIGASKPHHLDDALAALKLKLTLEEIKALEESYVPHPVLGFS, encoded by the coding sequence ATGGATTACGTAAATTTTGGCAAAACCGGCTTAAAAGTCTCCCGCCTGTGCCTCGGCTGCATGACCTACGGGGTGCCGGAACGCGGCAGTCATCCTTGGACGCTCAACGAGGAGCAAAGCCGTCCTTTCATTCAACGAGCACTCGATGTCGGCATCAATTTCTTCGACACCGCCAATAGCTACTCCGATGGCACCAGCGAAGAAATCGTCGGTCGCGCTCTCCGCGATTTTGCCAAACGCGACGAAATTGTTCTCGCCACGAAAGTCTTTTATCCCTGGCGCAAAAAGCCAAACACCGGTGGACTTTCTCGCAAGGCCATCATGACCGCCATCGATGCCAGCCTGCAACGACTCGGCATGGACTACGTCGATCTCTACCAGATTCATCGCTGGGATTACGAAACACCCATCGAAGAAACCCTCGAAGCGCTGCACGACGTCGTCAAATCCGGCAAGGCCCGTTACATCGGCGCTTCCTCCATGTATTCCTGGCAATTCTGCAAAGCCTTGCATCTCGCCGATCAAAACGGTTGGACACGCTTCGTTTCCATGCAGAATCATTACAACCTGCTCTATCGCGAAGAAGAACGTGAGATGATTCCCTTGTGCCAGTCCGAAGGCATCGGCGTGATTCCCTGGAGCCCGCTCGCACGCGGTCGACTCGCCCGTCCATGGGAAGACGAACCCTCCACGGCCCGCGCCGGGACGGATGAATTCGGAAAATTCCTCTACAGCAAAACCCAGGAAGCCGATCGCCGTGTTGTCGAACGCGTTGGTCAGGTTGCCAAAGCCAAAAGCGTCCCGCCCGCTCAAGTTGCCCTCGCCTGGCTCCTGCACAAAGCAGCAGTCACCGCCCCCATCATCGGCGCTTCCAAACCGCATCACCTTGATGACGCCCTTGCCGCCTTGAAATTGAAACTCACCCTCGAAGAAATCAAAGCCCTTGAAGAATCCTACGTCCCCCACCCCGTCCTCGGCTTTTCATAA
- a CDS encoding ankyrin repeat domain-containing protein codes for MIFRSAIVTFWQTVLFSFLWGGIAVVNLSAEDWDATLLSAAEHGEINPLTEALNHGAHVDARNVEGWTPLIFAAKIGNLEITKALLAKGANANGRSSSDEGSTTLAFAVHGGNLQVIQTLLDHGAKVDGRAKNGMTPLVYACQNGKLEVAAFLLSRGGDVDLFGSADSGGEFYNPLMAAAREGHAEVVKLLMAKGAKVDKKNNAGTTALMEVAKRPYPQILKMLLDKGANVNTRGTHGHTALIYAAYNGHLENIKLLLAAGADPFATATDDPDPEREFGRYDAVALAEQQDHPEAVGLIRAAQRRLRPPSGH; via the coding sequence ATGATTTTTAGGAGCGCAATCGTAACATTTTGGCAAACCGTCCTCTTTAGTTTCCTTTGGGGCGGGATCGCGGTTGTGAACCTGTCGGCCGAAGATTGGGACGCAACGCTCCTTTCCGCCGCTGAACATGGCGAAATAAATCCGCTGACTGAAGCGTTAAATCATGGTGCGCACGTCGATGCTCGCAATGTAGAAGGTTGGACACCCCTCATATTCGCGGCCAAAATCGGCAATCTGGAGATTACGAAAGCGCTCCTTGCGAAAGGTGCCAACGCCAACGGGCGGAGTTCTAGTGACGAAGGCTCAACAACTCTCGCCTTTGCCGTCCATGGCGGAAATCTCCAGGTCATCCAAACCCTCCTGGACCACGGCGCTAAAGTGGATGGAAGAGCTAAAAATGGTATGACTCCTCTCGTCTATGCCTGTCAAAACGGAAAGCTCGAAGTCGCTGCGTTTTTACTCTCACGAGGTGGGGATGTGGACCTTTTTGGTTCTGCGGACAGCGGTGGGGAATTTTATAATCCTCTCATGGCTGCTGCCCGGGAAGGACACGCTGAAGTCGTGAAACTGTTAATGGCCAAAGGGGCTAAGGTGGACAAAAAGAATAATGCCGGCACCACGGCCTTAATGGAGGTTGCCAAACGTCCCTATCCTCAGATTTTGAAAATGCTCCTGGATAAAGGGGCAAATGTGAACACACGGGGGACGCACGGCCACACCGCCCTCATCTATGCAGCTTATAATGGTCATTTGGAAAATATAAAACTTTTGCTTGCTGCCGGCGCCGACCCTTTTGCCACAGCGACAGATGATCCAGATCCCGAAAGGGAATTCGGAAGATATGACGCCGTTGCCCTGGCTGAACAACAGGATCATCCTGAAGCAGTGGGTTTAATCCGCGCTGCCCAAAGACGTCTCCGTCCTCCTTCTGGCCACTGA
- a CDS encoding fibronectin type III domain-containing protein has protein sequence MIYRKVPRSEAGWHIRLNAFVKTFKTKLSVIVLLCWALGLRTALAVDATWEYSVRVSAYVQSSPPQITLTWPQDTLGIPNSYTIYRKSLDATDWGSGTTLSGNSTSYTDYNVNDGGTYEYQIVKQASAYTSYGYNYAGIDAPLIESRGTLLLVVDNTYASDLANELSLLQQDLVGDGWSVVRQDVGRGDSVQSVKSWIQGQYNGDPQNVKAVFLFGHVPVPYSGDISPDGHPPDHQGAWPADVYYGDMDGNWTDYWVYDVNASDSRNHNVPYDGKFDQSTIPGTVRLMVGRVDLANMPGQNTWNSPPSFPSELDLLRNYLNKDHNFRFKQIDVPRRGVVGDYFGFYDGEAFAASGWRNFAPFFGANNIDSLPNEGSWIRWLNSNPYLWAYACGPGEWSSINGIGNQGNYYTGTTTDIVGNNVQAVFTLIFGSWLGDWDVQDDLMRSILATPTYGLACGWSGRPHWFCHHMALGQPIGYSTRLTQNNGQYGLYQNDLNEYAGYVHIALMGDPALRMHVVAPPSNLYLSANPGGVYVSWNGSGDSVIGYNIYRSADANGPFIRVNNSPVTNTSYTDATVPSGTFTYMVRAVKLELSGSGTYYNASQGIFSTVTVGTGPPPPPPGNPTVTIMATTPTASRLNSSHGTFTITRVGDTSTDLAVHYFFAGTAAQSDFQVSPNNTPGIIVIPAGQASATLDVIPVGAGQSGSETVTVAITDDFPSPGYTIGWPENDTVTITGSTNVTGISIQVNANGVKLTWPSQSGGSYHVLYKTRLSDNWNDFGTTITAAGSSASWVDTSGGKDSQRFYSIFKTN, from the coding sequence ATGATATATCGGAAGGTCCCCCGGTCCGAGGCAGGCTGGCACATACGCCTGAATGCTTTTGTAAAGACTTTTAAAACGAAACTCAGCGTCATCGTGTTGCTCTGTTGGGCGCTTGGGCTGAGAACCGCTTTGGCTGTCGATGCCACGTGGGAATACTCCGTTCGCGTCAGCGCGTATGTTCAGTCATCGCCACCTCAAATTACTTTGACATGGCCGCAGGATACTCTCGGCATTCCCAACAGCTACACTATCTACCGCAAATCCCTTGATGCCACAGATTGGGGTTCCGGAACCACGCTCTCTGGCAACTCCACCAGTTACACCGATTACAACGTCAATGACGGCGGCACTTACGAATACCAAATCGTAAAACAGGCCTCGGCTTATACCAGCTATGGTTACAATTATGCGGGCATCGATGCGCCATTGATTGAATCCCGTGGCACCCTGCTGCTCGTGGTTGATAACACTTACGCCTCCGACTTGGCAAATGAACTTAGCCTTTTGCAACAAGACCTCGTTGGTGATGGATGGTCCGTAGTGCGCCAGGACGTTGGTCGCGGCGATTCGGTCCAAAGTGTGAAGTCATGGATTCAAGGCCAATACAATGGCGACCCACAAAATGTGAAGGCTGTCTTCCTCTTTGGTCATGTGCCTGTTCCCTACTCCGGCGATATCTCCCCTGACGGACATCCTCCTGATCACCAGGGCGCCTGGCCGGCAGATGTTTATTATGGCGACATGGACGGCAACTGGACGGATTATTGGGTTTACGATGTGAACGCCAGTGACTCGCGCAACCATAACGTCCCGTACGACGGCAAATTTGATCAATCCACCATACCGGGCACCGTTCGACTCATGGTCGGCCGCGTAGACTTGGCGAACATGCCCGGTCAAAACACCTGGAACAGCCCACCCTCGTTCCCGAGCGAACTCGACCTGCTGCGCAACTATCTGAATAAGGATCATAACTTTCGCTTCAAACAAATCGATGTGCCCCGGCGCGGAGTGGTGGGCGATTACTTTGGCTTTTATGATGGTGAAGCTTTCGCTGCCAGCGGTTGGCGCAACTTTGCTCCTTTCTTCGGAGCAAATAATATCGATTCCTTGCCGAACGAAGGGTCATGGATTCGATGGCTGAACTCCAACCCTTACCTTTGGGCCTATGCCTGCGGCCCCGGTGAATGGAGCAGCATCAACGGCATCGGCAACCAGGGGAATTATTACACCGGCACCACGACCGATATTGTAGGCAACAATGTACAGGCGGTCTTTACGCTGATCTTCGGCAGTTGGCTGGGTGATTGGGATGTGCAGGATGATTTGATGCGCTCCATTTTGGCGACACCAACCTACGGTCTTGCCTGCGGTTGGAGTGGTCGTCCGCATTGGTTTTGCCACCACATGGCTTTAGGGCAACCGATCGGCTACAGCACGCGTCTGACTCAAAACAATGGCCAGTACGGTCTCTACCAAAATGACTTAAACGAGTATGCGGGCTACGTTCACATTGCACTCATGGGCGACCCCGCTTTGCGCATGCATGTAGTGGCGCCACCGTCCAATTTATACCTGAGCGCAAACCCGGGTGGAGTCTATGTTTCCTGGAACGGCTCAGGCGATTCCGTAATCGGCTACAACATCTATCGTTCAGCAGATGCCAACGGCCCATTCATCCGCGTGAACAATTCGCCCGTGACCAACACCTCCTACACCGATGCCACCGTGCCATCCGGTACTTTCACCTACATGGTTCGCGCAGTGAAACTGGAGCTCAGTGGCAGCGGAACCTATTACAACGCCAGCCAGGGAATTTTCTCGACAGTTACCGTTGGCACCGGACCGCCACCACCTCCGCCCGGCAATCCGACCGTTACTATCATGGCGACAACGCCCACTGCTTCACGGCTAAACTCCTCGCATGGCACGTTCACTATTACGCGTGTTGGAGATACGAGCACCGACCTGGCCGTCCATTACTTCTTTGCCGGCACTGCCGCCCAGAGTGATTTTCAGGTTTCGCCGAACAACACTCCCGGCATTATCGTCATTCCCGCCGGGCAAGCCTCGGCCACTCTCGATGTCATTCCTGTTGGCGCGGGCCAGTCCGGTTCTGAAACAGTGACCGTGGCGATCACTGATGACTTTCCTTCCCCAGGCTACACCATCGGCTGGCCGGAGAATGATACTGTGACCATCACCGGGAGCACCAACGTCACTGGAATTTCAATTCAAGTAAATGCCAATGGCGTGAAACTCACCTGGCCGAGCCAGTCGGGTGGTTCGTATCATGTGCTCTACAAAACCAGGCTGAGTGATAATTGGAACGACTTTGGCACTACGATCACCGCCGCAGGTTCAAGTGCTTCCTGGGTGGACACCAGCGGTGGTAAAGATTCCCAACGCTTTTATTCCATCTTCAAAACAAATTAA
- a CDS encoding HEAT repeat domain-containing protein, translating to MRRFSQPKRSNRTAGELLKQRERDPQYQDRLQEQERQRIAAGEEFKAAVAPLMAELASCGYDIGSLAALAQSDAYKNTVPILTKWLVKTTNPLVKETIIRALSVPWASDAARVLVTEFRNTPDSANTGLKWTIGSALEILADDEISDDLIDLIEDKRHGIARQMLAIALGKTKNPRAMAVLIKLLEDDEVSGHAIIGLRKLNAKECLPTIERFINHPKAWIRREAKKTVNKLKDMGH from the coding sequence ATGAGGAGATTTTCGCAGCCAAAGCGGTCGAATAGAACTGCGGGCGAGCTGTTGAAGCAGCGAGAGCGAGACCCGCAGTATCAAGATCGCTTACAGGAACAGGAAAGGCAGCGGATAGCCGCGGGAGAAGAATTTAAGGCGGCAGTGGCGCCATTAATGGCGGAACTGGCTTCATGTGGATACGATATTGGCTCGCTTGCGGCGCTTGCACAATCCGACGCATATAAAAATACTGTTCCCATCCTAACGAAGTGGCTCGTCAAGACAACAAATCCACTCGTTAAAGAAACCATTATCAGAGCGCTGTCAGTTCCATGGGCGAGCGATGCCGCAAGAGTACTTGTGACAGAATTTCGTAACACTCCTGATAGTGCGAATACGGGGTTGAAGTGGACCATTGGCAGCGCCCTTGAGATACTTGCTGACGACGAGATTTCTGACGATCTTATCGATTTGATAGAGGATAAGCGTCACGGCATTGCTCGACAAATGCTAGCCATTGCGTTGGGGAAAACAAAAAATCCTCGAGCAATGGCTGTGCTTATCAAGCTGCTTGAGGATGATGAAGTTTCTGGACATGCTATTATCGGGTTGAGAAAGCTAAATGCTAAAGAATGCCTGCCGACCATTGAACGCTTCATTAACCATCCGAAGGCTTGGATTCGCCGAGAAGCGAAAAAAACTGTCAATAAACTAAAAGACATGGGGCATTAG
- a CDS encoding immunity 26/phosphotriesterase HocA family protein, producing the protein MKLPYKEGTWFAVPLRQGGFAIGVVARATAKGKVILGYFFGPRRMSVPTLEEVETLNPQNAIRKLQVGDLSLVKGEWPIIGLSKSWERADWPMPVFIRRDPLRPKAWLVYRSDTDPNVVIREEPAPNGLTGLENDSLSGAGAAEIVLTRLLTK; encoded by the coding sequence ATGAAACTACCGTACAAAGAAGGAACCTGGTTCGCTGTCCCACTCCGACAAGGTGGTTTTGCCATAGGTGTAGTTGCGCGGGCTACTGCGAAAGGAAAAGTCATCCTCGGCTACTTTTTCGGGCCACGGCGGATGTCGGTTCCAACACTGGAAGAGGTGGAAACTTTGAACCCACAGAACGCCATTCGTAAGCTTCAGGTCGGCGACCTTTCACTAGTTAAAGGTGAGTGGCCAATCATCGGCCTTTCCAAATCATGGGAGCGGGCGGATTGGCCAATGCCGGTCTTCATCCGCCGCGATCCTCTGCGGCCCAAGGCTTGGCTGGTCTATCGCTCGGACACCGACCCCAATGTTGTTATTAGAGAAGAACCCGCGCCAAATGGACTCACAGGTTTGGAAAATGATTCATTATCAGGTGCGGGTGCTGCCGAAATTGTATTAACCAGGCTACTCACGAAGTGA